A region of the Pseudarthrobacter phenanthrenivorans Sphe3 genome:
CGAGGGCTACCTTCAGTGGGCGGCCCACGCCCGCCGGGATTCCGGCCCAATCGTTGGCGCGGGCGTAGGAGGCCAGCACCGTGGCCCATTCGGAGCGGTTCCAGGCGAACGTTCCCCTCGGTCCTGCCGTCCCGGCGGTGGCAGCTACCCACCAGCGGCCGCGCCACGGCAGGCCCGGATCGCCGTCGTGCTCCGCGAGGTCCCGGAGATGCTGCTCAAGTTCCGCCAGGCGCAGTCCGGGGGCGGTCACGGCCTCGTCGAAATGCTTCATGAGTGCCGCTTTGGTCACAGGGGGCAGCTGCTCAAGGGGCGCATCGTGGAGGCCTGCGTGGTGACGCCGGTAGAACTCGGATCCCGCATACGCCGCGCGCCGCAGTTCCTTCAGGGCCTGTTCCTGATGGGCGGCTATCCGGGCGGCGTCCCACCGGTCCCGCCGCCGCCAGGCAGCGCGAAGGAACAGCACCCGGGAAACGAGGCGGAGGTCCATGGCGATCGGCCCGGCAGGGGCGGCAAGCCGGTCAGGCGCCCCGGGCGCGGCGAAGGGCAGTGAGGCGCGCCGTGTACTCGCTCTCGTCGATTTCACCGCGGGCAAACCGTTCCGCCAGCAGTTCCTCCGCGCCGCCAATGCTGTGGCCGCTGCCGCTGTTCCTGCGGCTGCTTCCGGACATCGAGCGGGCGAAGACGACGATGGCGGCAATGATCGCGCCCCAGAACAGAATGAAGCTCAACACCATAAGGATGTATCCCCAGGCGCCCATGTTGCCGTCCCAAAACATCATTGCCGACCCCTTCCCCCGACCCATTGCCGCGGGTGTTCCCTGACTATCCCGCCACCCGGGCCCGCTCGCCAGAGTCTTTCGTCCCCTGGGATGCGGTTTTGTCCTGCCCGCGCCAGCCGTGAAAGGATCCGCCGCCGCACGCATGGATCAGGGAAGCAGCCGCCCGGAGCGGGCGCAGTTGCCGGCTCAGCGCTCCAGGTCGTCGGGTTCGAACTCGCTGAGCGGGGAACCGCCAAAGTTCTCCGTATCGTCACTGCCTTCGGACTCGTCCCCGGTGGGGTCTTCACCGAAATCCACGTCAGCAACAGCCTCACCCAGGGTGGGCGTCACCGGGGCGTCCCCAGGCGCCCCGGATTCATAGCGTGCCTGGGCAGCTTCGTCCCGGAAGGTCTGGTCGCTAATGAAGTCCTCCTCTTCTCCGGAAACTGCCTCGTCCTGGAGCAGCGGGTCTTCCTGCCAGCGGTCCGGGTTGTTCTCTGCGGCGCCGGGGTAGCTGTCCGGCTCGCCTTTGACGGGGTCGAGCTCAAGGGAGGACGCCGCACCGGGCGCCTCGTCCAGGAGCACGTCGTCATCCTGGACAACTTCCAGCTCGTCGTCGGGGAGGTTCTGTTCGGTCATGATGATGCCTTTCCCTTGGTCAGCCGTGCGAACAATAGTAAGCATACTGAGCAAGTGGTGGGGGCGCTAACTTCTTCGCTCCGCGGCCTGGTACTCTCCCGCGCCGGCCGGACCGGGTTCGCCGTCCACCTGGAGCCACCGCAGGTGCACGGCTCCGAGGACAAGGAAGAGCAGTGACAGGACCAGCCAGGACCAGAAGGCTGCCGGGTCGAACTGTCCGCCGAACAACTGCTTTGCGGGCTCAGCCGCCGCCAGGGGCAGGATCAGCGTAAAACCCAGAACGTAGGCGGCAGGCAGCAGCAGGAGCCCCTGCTTCCTCCGACGGAAAGCGGAAACAGCCAGGATAAGGAACGCCGGCATGATGAGGCACAGGTCAAGGATGAACACCGAATAGATCGTCTCGATCTTCTCCCGGGCCGCCATCAGCGGCAGCAGCATGCCGATCCACAGCGGGTAGAACATCAGGGGCTGCAGCAGCGCCCCGGACGCTGATGCAAGCCGGACACGCTTTGGCAGGTTCACCCGGCCTGTTCTCCTGGACAAGGCAAGGGCCTGGTACACCAGGGCCCAAAAAGCTGCCGCGAAGATGGCCATGTAGACCAGGTAGAGCCCGTTGTAGACCCGCTCGATGACGTAGATGCCGTAGGCATAGGCGAGGTATCCCAGCAGCCCAAGAGCCACCAGTTCGAGCTTCGGGCGGAAGGTCCTTGCTGCCCATGCCACATACAACAGGACGACGGCGGCCGCCACGGACATCGCGTCCTGGGAGTAGGTCCCGGGAAGGTAGGGCTCCTCCACAAGTCCGTCGTAGAGGGCCGGGTCAGCGACGCCAAGTCCGGCTGCACCAAGCGTCAGCAGTGCCGCGACGGCCCAGACGGCGCGCCGTGCGGTAGAGCCATGTTCCGTCATTATCCGTTTCCTCCGATTGCTCCGCCCCACGGTCAGCGTCCCACGCGGCCAGGTCCTGCCACAGGGCCCAAGGTCCCCACCCCGCTGCCGTCCAGGGGGACCGTGACTTTTGGCCCTACAAACTGCAGGGGACGGACGCCAGTCTTGTACAGCAGGGAGACCCCTGAATGCCGAGGGGTGCCGATCCGCGGGTTCCTAACGCCCTGTCGACCCGCCAGAGAAGAACCAGGAAGCCCGGCCATGACAACTCGCAAACCAATCGCCGTCGCCACCAACGACTCCCCGCAGAGCCAGGCGGCGGTGCTCTGGGCAGCGCGCCGGGCGGAACGCGCCGGCGTGCCGCTGGTGATCCTCCATGTGGTGGATGACCGGTGGGTCGCCGAACCCTATCCCTGGATCGGCGTCCTCGAGGAGGCCGGCGACCGTCTCCTCCAGACCGCCGCCGGACGTGTCCGGGACGCGTTCCCCATCACCATCACCACCAGGCTCCTCACTGGAAGCATTGGCGGTTCACTGGCGAAGTACTCGGGCAAAACGTCCATGCTGGTGATTGGCTCCGGCACAGGCCACCTTGGCGGTTCGCTGGCCGACCGGGCACTCCAGGTTGCCGCCTCCGCCAAAGTCCCCGTCGCCGTCGTCGGAACCCAGGAACTTGGCGGACGGTCCGGTGTGGTTGTTGGCGTGGACGGGTCGAAGGAGGCCACCCAGGCCGTCGCCTTCGCGGCAGCGGAGGCGGACCGGGAAGATGACGAACTGACCGTGGTCTATGCCATCAGCGCTCCTGACCGGGTTGCCGATGCGGGCCTGAGCTCCGCCAGCCTCGCCGAGCTCATTACCGAAGAGGAACGGCTGGTCCTCGCGGAAACCGTCGCCGGGCTCAAGGAGGACTACCCGGGCCTGCGGGTGAACCAGGTGCTGGAGACCGAAAGGGGCCCTGTGGAAGCGCTGGTTGATGCCGCCCTCCACGCCCGGATGCTCGTGGTGGGTAGCCGGGGCCGCGGCGCCATCAAACGGCTCCTGCTCGGCTCCACAGCCCACGGGGTACTCAAGCACCTGCCGTGCCCCACCGTCATTACGCGGATCCAGGCCGTCAAGAACAAGGTTTGAATCCGGCCCGTGGCACTGCCCCCAAGGCTGCGCCACGCCGTACTGCCCCTACTCCTACTTCCGGGTTGGCATCATGAAAAAGACCGCTTCAGTAATAATGCTCGTCCTCGGGATCCTCATCTCGCTGGTTGGGCTGGCTACCTTGGCCGGAGGTGTGGCTGCATCCGTGGTGGGCTCCGCCCAGGGCGACGGCTACATCACCTCGGGCACCGCCCGGCTTTCCGTGGGATCTCACGCCCTCACCACACCGAGGCTTGACGCCGTGGGCGAGGGCGTCCCGCCCCGCCTGCCATTCGACGTCGGGACGCTCAGGTTGAAAGCCTCGTCCGTGGATCCCGGTAAGGAGATTTTCATAGGCATTGCCCCGCAGGACGACGTCGAGCGGTACCTTTCAGGTGTGCACCACTCGGAACTGCTTGAGGTGGACAGCCGGCCGTTCCGGGCAGAATATCGTGACATTCCCGGTACCAACACGCCCTCACCTCCGGCCGGGCAGGACTTCTGGAGCGCCTCCGTCTCCGGGCCGGGCGAACAGGAGCTCACGTGGGATCTTGCCGCCGGCAGCTGGGCCATCGTCATCATGAACGCGGACGCCAGCCTTGGTGTTGATACCCAGGTCCAGGTTGGTTTCCGTTCCGACCTGATCCGGCCGGCGGCAACAGGACTGCTGGTTGGAGGGGCTGTGGCCCTTGCCATCGGGATTCCCCTGCTGATCCTGGGAGCGGTGGGACTGGGCAGGCATACAGGGCCGCACTCCCAGGGACCGGGAGCACCGCCCCCGGGTAGTGTTCCCCCGCCAGGCTATCCTTCGCCCGGCTATACGGCACCAGACTACCCGGCGCCCGGCTACCAGCAGCCCGGCTACCCGGCGCCCGGCTACCAGCAGCCCCAGCCACCCGCCCAGCACCGTTCCGCTGAAGCGGCCGACCGTGCCCCCTACCCGGCCCGGCTCTCCGGAGAGCTGGATCCCGCCCTTTCGCGGGCAATGTGGCTGGTGAAGTGGCTCCTGGCCATTCCGCATTTCATCGTGCTTGTTTTCCTGTGGTTCGCGTTCATTGTGGCCACGATCGTCGCCGGATTCGCCATCCTGTTCACGGGACGGTATCCGCGGGCACTGTTCGACTTCAACGTCGGGGTGATGCGCTGGAACTGGAGGGTGGCTTTCTACGCGTACGCCGCAGCAGGCACGGACCTCTACCCGCCTTTCACGCTGCGCCGCACCAACTATCCGGCCGACTTCGAAGTGGACTACCCTGAACGGCTTTCCCGCGGTCTGGTCCTGGTGAAATGGTGGCTCCTGTCCTTCCCGCATCTGCTCATCGTTGCTGCGCTCGCCGGGACAACGTGGACCTGGCAGGCAGAAACCGATGACCTGGGCACCACCTATGAACGCGGAACGGGCCTGTCCCTGCTGGGGCTGCTGGTCCTGGTGGCCGTGGTGGCCCTGCTGTTCACCGGGCGCTATATACGGCCGCTGTTCGACCTGATCCTGGGCATCAACCGCTGGATCTACCGCGTCATGACGTACACCGCCCTGCTGCGGGACGAATATCCGCCCTTCCGGCTGGACCAGGGCCCGGCCGATCACCCGCGCCCGCTGGAAGAGGCACCGCAAGAGGCAGCCCCTTCAAACGCCGAACCACAACCCGGACCTGCTAACCCCTGACCGGACGCCACCCTGAGTGCCAGAAGGAACGCGGATAATCCCTGGCCAGCAACCTGGCGAGACCCAGCGCCATCAGCGGGTTCGGGAGTGTCCACACGCCCAGCGGCGTGATGGCCAGCAG
Encoded here:
- a CDS encoding SHOCT domain-containing protein; amino-acid sequence: MMFWDGNMGAWGYILMVLSFILFWGAIIAAIVVFARSMSGSSRRNSGSGHSIGGAEELLAERFARGEIDESEYTARLTALRRARGA
- a CDS encoding universal stress protein: MTTRKPIAVATNDSPQSQAAVLWAARRAERAGVPLVILHVVDDRWVAEPYPWIGVLEEAGDRLLQTAAGRVRDAFPITITTRLLTGSIGGSLAKYSGKTSMLVIGSGTGHLGGSLADRALQVAASAKVPVAVVGTQELGGRSGVVVGVDGSKEATQAVAFAAAEADREDDELTVVYAISAPDRVADAGLSSASLAELITEEERLVLAETVAGLKEDYPGLRVNQVLETERGPVEALVDAALHARMLVVGSRGRGAIKRLLLGSTAHGVLKHLPCPTVITRIQAVKNKV
- a CDS encoding DUF4389 domain-containing protein — its product is MKKTASVIMLVLGILISLVGLATLAGGVAASVVGSAQGDGYITSGTARLSVGSHALTTPRLDAVGEGVPPRLPFDVGTLRLKASSVDPGKEIFIGIAPQDDVERYLSGVHHSELLEVDSRPFRAEYRDIPGTNTPSPPAGQDFWSASVSGPGEQELTWDLAAGSWAIVIMNADASLGVDTQVQVGFRSDLIRPAATGLLVGGAVALAIGIPLLILGAVGLGRHTGPHSQGPGAPPPGSVPPPGYPSPGYTAPDYPAPGYQQPGYPAPGYQQPQPPAQHRSAEAADRAPYPARLSGELDPALSRAMWLVKWLLAIPHFIVLVFLWFAFIVATIVAGFAILFTGRYPRALFDFNVGVMRWNWRVAFYAYAAAGTDLYPPFTLRRTNYPADFEVDYPERLSRGLVLVKWWLLSFPHLLIVAALAGTTWTWQAETDDLGTTYERGTGLSLLGLLVLVAVVALLFTGRYIRPLFDLILGINRWIYRVMTYTALLRDEYPPFRLDQGPADHPRPLEEAPQEAAPSNAEPQPGPANP